TTCATGCTGGCCAGGAAGGATCCAAACCTCAGGAACAGGCTTGAGTTCGTGCAGATCATCGACCAGATGTACCAGGAGAAAGCGCTCCCCGTATTCCTTGAGCTCATCTCCGATGAGTCGATTGAAATGCGATGCCTGGTTCTGGAGTGCCTGGGGAAAAAGGAATGGGGTGCCTCAGAAAAGGAGCGCCTGATAGAGATCGCTCAGCCATTGCTGCTGGAAGGCGACCTGAGGGTGGTATTTTATGGTATCGCTCTGCTGGCAAGGCTGGGATCGAGAAAATTCGCCGTTGACAAGCAGAGAATTCTCACGGTGCTCTGGACCATCGTGAAGGAGCCCCGCAACCCCCCGAAAATCAGGAAGGAAGCCCTCTTTGCGCTCTTTTACGTGAGCAAGGAGGATACCAAGGAAGTGCTGAAAAGCATCGTGAAGAAGGACCCTGACGATGACCTGAGAATCCAGGCTGTCAACTATCTGGGGAGTTACACCGGCAAGGATGTTGAGGACGCTCTGAGCCAGGCCTGCCGTGCACAGAACAGGAGCCTGGCAAAGGCCGCCGGCGAGAGCCTTGAAAAAATAAGGACGGCAGCGCCCTGACAGGAAGCAGTTCCCGATTTCCCCTTAACAATTGAAAATTTGGCGTGATATAACCATATATGGATTTTTTTTGCCTTACAGTGCACAGCCGGGCATTCAGTTTATTGGAGGGAAAACAATGAACAGGAAGTCTTGCCGGAAAGGCATGGTGCTGGCTCTTGTTCTTGTCATCTCAGTGATAGTCTTTCTCCTGGGCGTCTCAATAGCGGGACTTGTCACCATGGAAGGCCGTGCCTCCCTGAAAAGAAGCAATGAGATAGTGACAAGGCAGACCGCCCTGGCGGCCATTAAATATGGCCAGAACCTTCTCACCATCGACTGGAACCATCCAAGCCTCGCCGCCGGGAGCAAGATTTTTGAAGGGGCTTATTACAGTGAGAATGACTGCTACTATGATCTTTCGGTAAAGAGCCACACCAATGATGAATGCGTCTTCATAGCCCAGGCCTATTTCAAGGAGTCCAGGGAAGGTGCGAAAAGGCTGTGGGCGAGAGGCGTCGAGGCTGCTTACAGCAGGGCGGCCTTTACTTACGCCCTTATGGGGATCGGCACGCCGAAATGTGTCCTGAAGAGCTCAGGCTATTATGACGCATACGGCTATTATTATCCCCCCACCTATGAATATGTCTATCCCAGGAGCCTCGATATCAACGGGGCTTCCATTGACGGGAAAATAGGCACCGCCCAGAAACAAGGGGAGATAGTGGTAAATGCAAAGCCCATTGAAGAGAAAGTGCCTATCTTCCACCCCGGGAGGCCGCCGGCTCATCATCCTCCCACGGTGGAACCGTCTCCCGGTTCTGAAGAACCACCCGGACAGGAGGGCTATTATGAGGAAGAGACCAGGACCAAGGAGCTGAAGGTCTCAATCCAGCACGACGCCCTTCTCACCGTGACGGAACAGCCCGATTTTGTCAAGCTGGAGCGCAAGGACACTCCCATAGAGTTTCCTTTCAACGTGCCGGATCCCTATTTCCCCTATAATGGATCGAAGGAGGATTATGACCTCAGCTCCGAAGCGACAGCAAATCCCGGGAGCTATCACAGTCTGGATGCCGTAATAGGCGGCGACACCACCGAAGTGGGCGGTGAAGGCACCTATTGCATAAAGAACTGCAGGATCACCGGCAACGGCGACGGCAAAGTGGTATTTAAAAAGGGCACCTATTACATAGAAAACCTGGAAATCAGCGGCAGCGGCGTCATTGGTTTTACAAGCGGCACCTATTACATAAAGAATCTCAAGGTAAACGGCGATGATCGCTCGAGCAGAGCCGACAAGCTCACCTTAAAGGTGTACGTGGTAGACAATAAGCCGGCTAACCTCTATGTGACGGAGAGCGCAGTGATAAAGAATGCAGCGGTAAATCCCCCGGAGGTAAAGGAGGAGCCGAATCCCCAGGACTTTTTCATCTTTGCGACAAGCCAGTGCAAGACCAATGAGCTCGCTTATTCCCTGGGGTATTTCGCTTACTGGAACAAAAATAACTCTGTCACGGTGAACAACTGTTCCGTTGACGGGACTATAGCGGCTGACTCCCTCAAGGTGGAAGGCGAAGGCAGATTTTCCTGCCACAAGGAGATAATAGGAGATCAGGTCATGCTTACGAAATGGGAGGAATTATAGAAGGGGTTCTTAATGGTAAATGGAAGAGCAAAAAGCGCCCCGGGACAAGGCAAGGCATACTCTTACAAGATAAAGGATGAGAAGGGAAAGCTGATTAAGGGCGAGCTTCATGCCCAGTCCCTCAACGAGGCTATACGCTTACTGGAGAAGAGCTCCTGCAGCATCTTATACCTTGAAAAGATTCCTACCCTGCCACCACACCTCTCCAGGGAATTTACCGTAGAGGAGGTGATGCATTTTTTCAGGGAGCTTTCGGTGATGCTGGGATGCGGGATATCTCTTCAGAAAGCCCTCGCGATTCTCACGGAGCATCAGAGCACCACCCGTGATTTCTTCCTGGAGCTCGCAGCCTCCATCAGCAGGGGAAACAGCTTCTCCGACTCCATGAAGGCCTGTGCCGACGTGTTTTCACGTTATCATGTGAGCCTTGTAAGGGCGGGCGAGGCAGGGGGATTCCTGGATAAAAGCCTTGAAACCCTCACCTCCGTCATCGAGAAGGAGATAGCCCTGAGAAAGCAGATGCAGGCAGCCCTCACCTATCCTTTCATGATCTTTTTTTTCGGGATTGCCATCACCCTTGGTGCCTTTTATTTCGTATTTCCCTACCTCAAGATTCTCGTCAGCGACCTGGGAGTGAAGCTCCCTTTCTCCTCAAAGATAATCATGACCATCACAGACTGGATCGGAAGGCCCTATGTGGCTCTTCCCCTCATCGGGGCCATCATCTATGGCATCGTGGTGGCAAGGAAAGCTTTCTTATATAATGTCTCCGGGAGCGTTGAGAGGGAAAAACTGCTGCTTTCAGTTCCCGTCATCAGCGAGATAGTAAAGAAAGCCATCATCATAAGGACCTTCAGCGTGATGGAAGCACTGCTCAATTCGGGGGTGAATATAATCCATACGCTTGAGCATGCCGCCGACGGGAGCGGGAGCATCGTTGTGGAGGATGTCTTTCTGGCCGTGGCAGATAGGGTGAAGTATGGCGAGGGCCTGTCAAAAAGCTTTGCGGAGTACCCCAGCCTTTTCCCGCGGGCTGTGGTGAACATGGTGGCCGCAGGCGAGGAGAGTGGCGAGCTCCCTGAGATGCTCAGGAAAATAGTGAGCCTCTACAGTGTCGAGCTCACTTCGGCCATCGAGAGCTTCATGAAGCTCCTGGAGCCGCTTGCCATCCTGTCAATGGGAATATTTATCGGGGCCATCATCCTCTCATTCTTTGTCCCGGTATATATGTCACTCAGCAGGATATGAAGGAGAGCGCCATGGTATAATGAGGAGAGAGCCTTCGGGCAGAGGAGAGAGCCTGGATGAGAAGAGCCGGCAAGAAAGGCATAAGTCTCCTTGAAATCATAATAGCCATGGGAATCCTGGCATTTATGATATTTTCAATCGGCGTGCTTATCCCCCTTTCACAGACCCGTTCCTTTAACTACAGCAACAGGGAGACGGCCCTCTCCCTTGCCGAGAACATGCTGGAGAAGATCAAGGCTCTCAACTTTTCGGATATTGTCAACGATGCCACCTATGACGGGGAGCTGGGCATGGATCCTGCCAACAAGGGAACTTATTACCAGTACCCGCCGGCACCTTATCCTTCCACATCGGTTGATATCTATTATCCCGGCCCCCAGTCAAGCGGGGTGCTCTGCCATACCATAAGATACTATCTCAAAGTGAATTCCTGTTTCGATACCGATGCAAACGGGATCCCTCTTGAAACGCTGAAAAAGGTGACTGTCAAGGTGACCTGGAACCAGCCCGCCTTCTCGGGAGGGAGCGAGGGCGGGAAGCTGCAGAATCGTTCCATAACGCTTTCCTCAAAGGTGCTGGAGAGATGAAAAAGGCTTCTGTCAGAATGAAATCCGGGGGCATTTCCTTTGTTGAGCTCCTGATAGGGATGACGCTCATGGCGATCCTCATGGCCCTCTGTGCCAGGCTCTTCACCTCCTCATGGCAGAGATATCATGTGATAAACATTATACAGGAGGTGAAACTGAGCGGCATAAGGGGCATCGAACGCTTCTCCAGGGATTTCAACGAGACTTCGATGACCTATATTTTTTCAAAGGAGAACGCCCAGGGCCTCATCACCTATATCTATTTCCCCTCGCGCCGCCAGGTGAACGGGACTTTTGACGAGAGCGGGGCCCCATCACCCTCTGTCTGGAAGACATGGATTCTCTACTACCTCATTGCCGAGAAATCGGTCTCTCCAGGAAGCGCCGGCGAGACCTATGACAGAAAGCCTCTTTACTGCCTCGTGAGAAAGGTGAAGGACCTGGTGCCCAAGGGGGGGACCGACATCTCCCTTGATGCGGATGCAGAGGTGATCCCCGAGCTCTCGACACTTCGTCCGGTGAAAGTGGATCCAGCCACGGGGGTGACGAGAGCAGGGGAGGTCTGTGCGAGGGGTGTCACTTTTTTCGGGATGGAACAAGAGTCGAACGGTGCCCAGGATACCTACCGGGCTGTCCTGGAGACCTGGGGAGGCTACCTGGGAAAGCCCTGCAGCGCCAAGGCTGAGAGGGTGTACCTGCTGCGAAACCTCTAGGTAATAGACGTGGCCGGCTTTTTTTCATCATGGGGCCTGGCCCGGTATTTCTTCTTCCTGTATGAGGGGGCTCTCCCCAGGCTGAGCCTCTCATACTCGCTCTGGAAGAGCCTCATGGTGCTCATTATATCAAGGTTCGCAAAGGCAAATTCCCTGTTCGCCTGCCCTATCCGGCGCCTGAGCTCTTCATCGGACGCAAGCTCCATCAGGCAGGCCACCATCTTTTCCACGTCTTTTGTGGGCACAAGGAAGCCGTTATGCCCATCGATGATTGTTTCGGTCGGCGCCTTGGTGTCAAAGCCGACTATGGGATTCCCGTAGGCCGAGGCGGCATAGTTGGATAGATTTCCCCCCTCTATAAGATAGGTGCGGAGATAAATATCAGTGAGAGAGTAAAAATAATTGAGATCCCTCCGGTAGCCGGGGAGGATGATGGTATCGGAAAGGCCCCGCTCACAGACCAGAGACCTGAACGTGTTCATCTCCCATCCCTCGCCCAGAATAAAAAGCTTCATCGCCGGGTAGTGCACCTTGAGGCGCTCGGCAACATCAATGGCATATTTATGCCCCTTTTCAGGGACAAACCTCCCGATGGAGAGAAGGATGGGGAAGGCTCCCTGGAGGCCGAACTCCTTCACCAGGGGGTTCTCATCCCGCTTTACAGGCCTGATATCATTGAGATCAACAACTCCCTTGAAGTAGATGATTTTCTCAGGGGACACACCGGAATATTTGATGAGCTCCTCAGCGGAGATGTTGGTGAAGAAGCTGGAGACGCAGTTTTTCAGGAGCCTGTAGGCCAGGAAGCTCCATGAGGCAGTCTTGAGAGTCTGGGACCTCATCTGGGGTATCTGGCATATCACGGGGATGTTTAAGAACCTGCCCACAATTGAGCCCGTGATGAACGAGTAATGAAGATGGGTGTGGATTACCTCGATGCGCTCTTTTACCGCGAGCCTGCAGAGACTTTTTATCAGGGTGAGGCAATAGGGAATATAGCCGTAACGGGCAATTGACCTGAAGAACGGGTTGTCGCTCAGGGTGGGACTTGAGAGAATGGACTTGGAGATCTTCTTGGGAAGGCCGATGTAAGTAACTTTTGTGCCCAGTGAGGTGAGCTCTTCAATGTACACGCGCTGATGGCTCTCCAGGAGGTAGCAGAGCTTCATTTCGAACTTTTCTCTGGGCATGAGGCGGGAGATCTCTTTGACCCATTCCTCGACACCTCCGCCCTTGAGAATATCGATGAGGTGCAGGACTCTGATTCTGCGCATTTTTTCCTGTCTATTTTGTTTCCAATTCCTTCAGCAGGGTATCAACAGTATTCGTGAGCGAAGTGTCGAGCTCCTTGGCTTTTTTCAGGTCTGCCTTGGCCCGCTCGGCATCGTTCATCTGCTTGAGGACAGAGCCGCGCCTGAAATAGTTCTTGGCGTCGTCAGGCTTCAATTCTATCGCCTTTGAATAGTCTCCCACGGCCTGGGAATACTCCTTGTTCGTTTCATAAAGGCTGCCCCTGCTCACATAGGCATTCAGGTGCTTCGGGTTGATCTTGATGGCGGCTGAATACTCGGCAAGGGCAAAGCGGTAGTTGCCCTTCTGGTCGTATCCCTGTGCTCTCTCGTAATGAATGTCGGCATCCTTGCTCGTGATGGTGGGGACGCCGCTGTTGCCGGTGAGGTCAGGGGGTGCAAGCTGGGTCGCCTGGGGTGTCGGAGGGGCCGACGGCGCCGTTGAGGGCTTCACTGAAGCCGCAGGGGACTTTGCTGCCTCGGGGGTCACCTTCGCCACCACTGTCGCCTCCCTGTGCTTCACATCCTCGAAGTACTTGTTGATATTTTCCCTTATATTCTTATCGGGCTTCAGGGAGAGAACGGTCTTTGCCTCGCGGTGAGCATTTGATTTCCTGGACCAGGCGTTTTCCTCGACCTGCACATAGGAGAGGAAAAGATAATAATGGGCCTCGAGGTTGCCCGGTGTCTTCTTTGTCAGTGCATTGAACTCTCCAATTGCCTTGTCATAATCCATGGCATTGTAATACTTGAGTCCTTTGGCATAATCACC
The Candidatus Eremiobacterota bacterium genome window above contains:
- a CDS encoding type II secretion system F family protein, with protein sequence MVNGRAKSAPGQGKAYSYKIKDEKGKLIKGELHAQSLNEAIRLLEKSSCSILYLEKIPTLPPHLSREFTVEEVMHFFRELSVMLGCGISLQKALAILTEHQSTTRDFFLELAASISRGNSFSDSMKACADVFSRYHVSLVRAGEAGGFLDKSLETLTSVIEKEIALRKQMQAALTYPFMIFFFGIAITLGAFYFVFPYLKILVSDLGVKLPFSSKIIMTITDWIGRPYVALPLIGAIIYGIVVARKAFLYNVSGSVEREKLLLSVPVISEIVKKAIIIRTFSVMEALLNSGVNIIHTLEHAADGSGSIVVEDVFLAVADRVKYGEGLSKSFAEYPSLFPRAVVNMVAAGEESGELPEMLRKIVSLYSVELTSAIESFMKLLEPLAILSMGIFIGAIILSFFVPVYMSLSRI
- a CDS encoding glycosyltransferase family 4 protein — encoded protein: MRRIRVLHLIDILKGGGVEEWVKEISRLMPREKFEMKLCYLLESHQRVYIEELTSLGTKVTYIGLPKKISKSILSSPTLSDNPFFRSIARYGYIPYCLTLIKSLCRLAVKERIEVIHTHLHYSFITGSIVGRFLNIPVICQIPQMRSQTLKTASWSFLAYRLLKNCVSSFFTNISAEELIKYSGVSPEKIIYFKGVVDLNDIRPVKRDENPLVKEFGLQGAFPILLSIGRFVPEKGHKYAIDVAERLKVHYPAMKLFILGEGWEMNTFRSLVCERGLSDTIILPGYRRDLNYFYSLTDIYLRTYLIEGGNLSNYAASAYGNPIVGFDTKAPTETIIDGHNGFLVPTKDVEKMVACLMELASDEELRRRIGQANREFAFANLDIMSTMRLFQSEYERLSLGRAPSYRKKKYRARPHDEKKPATSIT
- a CDS encoding tetratricopeptide repeat protein, producing the protein MKYLKILIVLLVIIELFVIIIHFKNKKQTVTPTKGPMAHQSGAPVPSLPFPFPASSSSPAATLESPAATPTALPSVTSSPLETPSSPSPALPSPSASPAEGTRKDGDYAKGLKYYNAMDYDKAIGEFNALTKKTPGNLEAHYYLFLSYVQVEENAWSRKSNAHREAKTVLSLKPDKNIRENINKYFEDVKHREATVVAKVTPEAAKSPAASVKPSTAPSAPPTPQATQLAPPDLTGNSGVPTITSKDADIHYERAQGYDQKGNYRFALAEYSAAIKINPKHLNAYVSRGSLYETNKEYSQAVGDYSKAIELKPDDAKNYFRRGSVLKQMNDAERAKADLKKAKELDTSLTNTVDTLLKELETK